In Acidobacteriota bacterium, the DNA window GTTGTGCCAACGGAAATTCTCTTCCCTGCGTGGGTCGGTCGCGGCCTTCGCGTCACTGGTGTCGGCGGCGAGGTAGAGGAAGGGGTGCTGGAAGATCTTGCGCGTATGATCGCGGGCTACGAATTGCGCTACGGCGTGCTCGACATTCTGATTGGCCTCGTGCTTCAATTCCAACACGACGATGGGCAGACCGTTGAGGTAGAGGACAAAATCAATCTCGTGATTCACGTCGCCGAAGTAGAAGTGCGGGCGGAAGGTGATGCGGTTCTCGGCATATTTGGCGACGGCAGCGCTCGCGGCGGACCGTGGCTTCGGATAGAAGAGGCGGAACTCCAGCCCGCGCACCTTGAGCCCCTGCCGGAACAGCATCCAGAGCGGCGTGTGCTCCAGTTCCTTGCGCAGCGACTTGAAGACTTCCTCCCGCGCATCCGTGCCGTAATCGTCCATCAGCTTTTTGAGCGTGTCGGCCTGGCTGGCCTTAAGGAAAGCCCAGAGCTGGTCCTCGGCAATGCAGTGGTCGGTGTCGGTGATGTCGGACTGCTCAAGCACTGCATACTTGTGCTCGCGGACAAGGTAACCAGCGATGTGCTTCTGAAAGGTCAGCTCCGGCGGTTCAATCATCTTAACCATGTGCTTTGACGCGAGTGATATCGGCCTCGGCGATTCGCCGCTGGCCGGTGACGCATTCGTGAATCAGCGACTTGCGGTAAGCGGTGAGGGTTGCGATTTGGCCTTCGATAGCTGCTTTCACATCGTTGCATTCCTTGGTGCGTCGCTCGATTTCCGCGCATACCTCTGTTTGCTCGTCCCGCGGCGGTATAACCACTCGCAAGCGCTTCAACTCTGACGAGTTGAATGTTTTATTAACTTTGTCCTTCGCGCCGGAGAAAAACCCTGCGTCCTTCAATATTCCCAAATAGCTGCGTAGGAAGAAAGGATCCATGTGCCGACCGCAGCGGATGCGAAGCAGGAACGAGACGTGGGCAACCTCGCCTTCCAAATCGAAATACGCCGTCTTGCCGACGTGATATTGACTGCCATTCCGCCAGTTAAAAAGCAGGTCACCTCGGCGCAGGTAGTCGGCTTTCGTCAGTTCAGCCGGGTCAATGTAGTACTCATGTTCGAGGTTGAGATTTCCGTCGATCGTCAGATTGCTGACGGTCAGAATGCGTACACCATCACCAGCAGACTGGCCCTTCTCAAGTTGTAGCGTGATGCCATAGTTGACCTCACAGGCAAAGCGTATCTGCTTCACGTCCCAATGCGCGGGAATGGCGCCAATGGATTCGATACCGGAGTCTTTGAGTGGGAGTCCAGGACGGAGGCCCTCTGACAAGACTTGATGTGCGGCGGATTTGCGGACCTGATCAAGTGTTCCGAGTTGTTTACGTTTGGCGGCCACCGCCGCGTCAATTGACGCGCAACTCGCATCCAGATACGCCGCGATCCGCTGTTGGTCGGTAGGCGGTGCATCAGGCCAAGGCATTGCTTCAAGTTTTTCGGCTGTAAGGTGGGCGATGGTTGTGCGACTCACGACCGCATCAATGAATCCAGCGTGTTTTACGTTGTAGAGCCAGTAGTAGAGGAAGCGGGTCGATGCTTTCTGACGCGGGCGCACCCGATTGACTGAATTTTGGAAATAACACGCATCAAGTCCTGCGGTCCAAGTTGCACAACGCCCGACATCGCCACCCTCATTGACAACCAAGTCGCCTGCACGCAGGAGCAGTTCCTTCTTTTCCCGTGCCGAGAACCACATCATTTTGATGTCAGAGACATCGACGCCCTCCCACTGGACGTTCGCAGACCGGAGATAGGGCTCTTCCGTTTCCAGTTCATTGTCTTGATCCGGCTGAAGCATCTTTCCGAGGACGACCTCAAAGTCGCGCTTCAGAATCCTCTCCTGCCAAGGCGTTGGAATGGTCTTTTTACCTTTCGTGGTGAGCGGTGCGGCC includes these proteins:
- a CDS encoding restriction endonuclease subunit S → MAAPLTTKGKKTIPTPWQERILKRDFEVVLGKMLQPDQDNELETEEPYLRSANVQWEGVDVSDIKMMWFSAREKKELLLRAGDLVVNEGGDVGRCATWTAGLDACYFQNSVNRVRPRQKASTRFLYYWLYNVKHAGFIDAVVSRTTIAHLTAEKLEAMPWPDAPPTDQQRIAAYLDASCASIDAAVAAKRKQLGTLDQVRKSAAHQVLSEGLRPGLPLKDSGIESIGAIPAHWDVKQIRFACEVNYGITLQLEKGQSAGDGVRILTVSNLTIDGNLNLEHEYYIDPAELTKADYLRRGDLLFNWRNGSQYHVGKTAYFDLEGEVAHVSFLLRIRCGRHMDPFFLRSYLGILKDAGFFSGAKDKVNKTFNSSELKRLRVVIPPRDEQTEVCAEIERRTKECNDVKAAIEGQIATLTAYRKSLIHECVTGQRRIAEADITRVKAHG